The Alligator mississippiensis isolate rAllMis1 chromosome 8, rAllMis1, whole genome shotgun sequence genomic sequence tcttggGTGTCAGTTCCCAGCTGTCCAGAGGGGTTCAGCAGGGGCCCCATGCTTCCGTTtgtcttccttctgctccctacaaaGCTCAAGAAGGACTTCTTACTGTTCGTGACTCCCATTGCTAACTTGAATTCAGTCgtcaccttagctttcctaatcttCTCCCTACTTGTGCGGACCACTATCGTATAGTCCTCCTTAAGGACTGTCCCTAGTTTCCATTGTGGGTACAGGCAACCCTCGCTTAGCGCTCattttttctggaaccaattagaAGCACTAAGTGAAATAGCATTAAGCAGAACCCCAtaggatttaatgtaaataaagataATTGGTTCCACACCACCTGCTGACCCAGGCCCCGcactcctgcagccccacctTGCACTTCTGCTGGCCCTGGTCGGGCCGCTCCCAGCAAGGCACTATGTGGGGTCTGCCAGGGAAGGCATCACCTCCTCCCGGCCTCATTGTTTCCCCGTTGCAATGGCCCCTGCTGACCTGCACCCGCCGGCCACCAGTGCACCTGTGTAcggccccagctgccccacccaTGGGGCCTGAGTCGGGGCTCTGGCACAGGATAAGCAATGGGGCCACCCACCTGCTCACGCCCAACTTTGCCCAGCAGGGGCTCCCCCTAGGGCACCTGGCACTGGGATGAGCTGCCACCGCCAGattgctgcaggctcaggacaGTGTCCGCACCCCACAGGTGAGTGTATGACTGCAGTGGAACAGGgcatgggctgcagcccagggatgggggagctctgtgggcttggcttgcactggctcaggctctgcactcctgccagccctgacctTGGGCTAtgcgctcctgctgccccactggcccaggccccatgctcATGCCCCCCACCCGCCCGttcttgatgctgctgctgctcctccccacccactggccactccagcaccacatgccagagcggcccctgtgctcctgggccctgccagcctgggctccaagctcatgaccctccctctccccttcttgcTGCTACCGCTCCTCCCCgcccactccagcaccacatgctggagtggaccccaggctcctgccacttctccctgggctcctgccagctgccactCACCAACCGCTTCCCtcactgccgccaccaccaccgctTCTCCCCATGCTCGCACTGAGCGTTATAGCGAAACGCGCTCAGCACTGAGTGAAACTAGGTAGATATTTTAaatgagcattataatgaaaccgTGGCAAGTGAAATCATGTTAAACAAGGGTTGCCTGTatgcctttcttctttttcaagagggcCTTGATATCTCTACTGAGAGAATAGGTCTTGCCAGCCCCCTTGTGTAGCCAGCACCCAGGTGTTTTCAGTTACCACTGGTGACTAGAATCAGCAGTGTTCAtattctggctgctggccacactGACAGTGTGGCTCCAGGGTTGAGTGGGGATGGCATTaaccccttggctgctggtacAAACACAGCAGCGCTGGCAATCATGGCCAGAAGCCAAGCCATAAGCACTGCAGTCCTGATCCAGTCTGCAggaccaaatgagtttgacacccctgttttaaggCATGTCCACATTGTCTCAGTACAGCATGAGGAATTGCTGAACTCAGGCCTGCCAAATCTGCTACCTTCTAAAATGAAGTAATGTGCCAATAGGCTCTTCCAGGAGGTAAGAGGGAAGCAgtcagggtggataaaaaaaaataaaaatcaatgatttaaaaaacaaataaataaataagcagatttttttttatataactcACATTTTTTATCATagtttttgattttttaaaaacaacaaatggTTAATTAGTTACAGATAACACAAACTTATCATGAggtttaaatatatacatacaatCAAATATAATACTTTAAATATACATGAAAATGATCTAAAATTAACTTTTATTAGCTAGAAAAAATTTACTCTCCCTTGTCTATCCTATAACTTTAAAAAGTCTATCTGACTCTCAATGGTGATTTGTTTCACCACTTCAATCCTTTCTATGATTTTAGGAACTGAGAATAAACTACAGACTCCAGTTTGAAGAAAAGCTTATTCAGGTTCTCGGCTTTTTTCCTCTTATCCTCTACCAGCAAGTCAGAACAACCGCAAGCATAATATCCCATTCTAAACTCCTGAGCCAGGCTAGATGCACAAGCTTCTAGCCTGTCTCAGCTCCTCAACTAAACCCTCATTGGTTAGACCCCCCAAGCAAAAAGATGCTTTTGACAGGCCTTGCTTGCTCAGATGCTTTAGGGATGCCATGTGGTTACTCCTTCAAATTCCATACCATCTTACTTTGTAATCACTGCCAGAGCATAAGCCTTCCAACGTTTAGTGATGAGGAGTCTAAGGATGTGTCTGAGGAAGTAATAGACAGTGACAGAGGCAATATCCCACTGACAAAGCTGGGGACGGGGAAGGTTGAAAGATGTGAGAGGCCTCTTGAGCAAAAGGAAGTCTGAgatctcctcccctccaccctgcgtTCCTATCTGTATTTCCAGGTAGTGGCACAGTTTACCTGTGGGAGACCCCATGCAAATGTTCAATGTCAGGCCTTACTCCTTACTAGACAACCACACTAAGACATAACCCTAACGCAAACTGGGCCCCTTGACCAGCTTGGGGACCCAGGCAATTGTATGGTTTGCATGGCTGTACTTCCATCCTTTAAATGCCAGCCAGCTTTGTGATGCAGCTACTTATCAGACTTCCCCAGTAAACTTTATAATGCACTAAGCAGCTTTCACTTTTAGCTATTACCAGCGGGCACACAGACAAGCGCTTGCTGGAAAGCTGGTCTGGCACTCGTTTTGCATGGCAAACAGCCACCTCCCTGACTAAATGAATAGATGTATTGCAGTGAAGCCGGCCATTAAAACTGGAGTGCGACCATCTGGCTCACGCTATACAGGTTTCTCTCGCCAACCATGGTTCTGAGCATCCACACTTTATATTCTATATACAATTTTGGCTACCATGGCatagttttgagtaaccacggttTTCCGTGGCTGCGCATTAGCctaccacctgccatttttcccataagccttttgccttgccaaccacgggaactttcaggaacctaacccagGAAACCTGTAGCACCTGTTCAGTGTCGGGGTTTGGAGCTAGCTGCACTTTTGCTAAAGTGTAACATACGGTGCGTGGCTAAGCACCAAGTACAAACACTCAGTGCTGATGTGTAAGGGGTGCACGCGCACCCcttgagagcgctggtgcaccccctgccagccagcactCTCTGCTTGGGCGACAGTCAAAGGGGGCAGATGGGAGTGtgcgctggccagggagtgggaacTTCCCAGTTGATGCaactggccggggggggggggaggatcccCCAGTTCTgaaactggctgtggggggacctccCCAGTTGATAACTggtcacttggggggggggggggggggcacatgtcccaccCCCCCGACTAAGGCGGCAACATTTGCCCATGCAGACATTACAAATAACCTGGTCTAAGCGATGGGAAATTGGTCCAAACCCGTAACCCTACAaaagtttggtgcacacagaccAGCCTAAAACCGCGGCGCCTGGTCTAAAATAGATGCACACCAGCAGCTCGCGATCTGCGGCACGCATATGACCAGCGGTCACCGGTTGGTGTTAATAAACTTGTTATAAATGAATTACGTGACGACAATTCGCCGGGGGTGTTGCAGGTCGAACTGGAAAATGCGCTGgtggcactgcagctgcatggcGTTCGCGACCGGTCGGAGCCGCTGACATACCGCGGCGCCCGAGGCGAGGGCTGCGCTGGCCTTCAGCCGTGCCCCGTGTCCGCTGGAGGGGCCGGTCTGCCCGTGCCCCACCGAGATACACACGCCGCGTCTACCCCAGGAGCCGCGGCAGCGCGACCCGCGTGCCCTGTCCcagcgctgccgccgccgccacccGCCCGCAGGCGCCATTCGCGCCGGCCGGAAGTGCCGACCCGGAAGCAGTGCACGGCGGCCAAGATGGCGGCGCCCAGGGGCTGAGGGACGAGGGCAGCTGGGGACGCTGCCGCCGCCCCCGGGCTGTGAACGCGGCGCACTGCTGCGGCCCGGCCCGGGCTGTGCCAGGTAGCGCCCGGCGGGGAGCAATGTCGCCCCGCTGTCGGGAGAGGGGGGCTCCCTCCAGCCTTTGCTGCGGAGGGGTGCGGGGTGTGGAGGGCAGTGTGCCGGGGGTGGGGCGAGACGCTGGTCTGGTCCTTGAGGAGGTCTCGGGGAGGGTCCAGCCCGTGTCGGGGTGAGgaggctcctctctcctcctgaCTTTTGAGACCCGCTTGAGACAGCTGCGGGAGGCGGCCGGATGGGCACGGCTCCTTTGCACCGAAGGAGACGCAGAGCAAAACCTTGAACACGCCTGCCCTCGCCTtgtttacttttgcttttgcgCTTCCTTGACTTCCTCATCTGtgcattgctttgcttttttgaTGCGTGATCTTGCAATGACACGCGTCAGATTTACGTACGTGCATCTCATTGAGGCAGTTCAGGAGTGTATCCGAGCTCCTCGGGTGTGGGAAGCGTGGGGTCAGGGCTTGAAGTGTGTCCGTGTTTTGGGGTAGGGATCCTGTTGGCTCGGTGGATAGCACGCGGGGCTCTTGATCTAGATTATGGCCTTTGGAGGTTGCCCCCTGCACACATTATTTTATGTGCCCATACAAAGAGAGAGATGTTTTTTTCTGAGAGACTGGCTCGCAGAGCGGTGCGGTGCTGTGGAGGTGCCTTTCATACCACTGCTTTTTAAAACAACCTCCGCTCCTCTGTTGCTGCAGTACAGTTTTACTAAACTTACTTTCAGACAAAAGATTCCTGTTCATGTTGACAGGAGCCACGTGCAAGAGTTTTAGTAATATTCTCTATAGAAATTCTGTTTAGCGAGTAGCTCTGTTTTAAAGGATCAAAATGGGAATGTTGTTTCAGTCATGTAATAAGTTATTGACTGCAGCAAAGACACCCATTAAAAATGTGCCTGGAACATGCCTGTCAATTGAATTGCCATGCACTCTGATAGCATTCATTTTAATAGTATTTCAAATACAGTACGCTTCTCTTCTATACACTTTCCCCTTTTATCTGCAGTGAGCTGGTACAATAATGTTTGGCTTAAAAATTGCAAAGCTTTGCTCAGGTTCCTGAATTCTTCACCTTTCCCCTTGTGCAGAAACATTCACACTTTCCCGGATTCTCTTTGATGGTAACAAATATCCCATGAAAACTGTGCATTTATAACAGGTTACTTTAGTGTTTCTTTAAGAAAGGAACCTCAGTATTTGTAGAAAGACATGTGCAAGTCATAAATTTATGATAAATATTTTTCTCCCTAGTAACTTGTGATGATTTCCTGCTAAATGAATCATGAGGTCATGTATTCCCCTGGACCTGCATTTCTAGTCATTGGTCAGCAGAGCATTAGGACTGTTTTCGGCATGTGAAGCACGTACACCAGACTCATAAATGTTGTTTCATAGTTTTGCTTTCCTTATTCCTATGAGACCTTTTATGGTATGACTTTTAATACTGAATTCTCCCATTTTATGATGGTTTTATATCATCGATGAGACACGTGATTCAATCAGGTTTTTAGGATATCAGTTACGCAGATCTGTAGTATAGTTGGCAAAAAGTCCTGTTGATATGAAAATTTATTTCAAGTGCTATTTTTATACATGCTTTAAACAAGTGAAGTGAAGTACTTGCTTTAAACAAATATTTCAGCTTCCTGGTAAGGTAAGTAAATTAACAGCATGTGGAGGCTGTGGTAGAGAAAGAGGCTATAAGACTAAGGCTGTGGTAGAGGAAGAGGTTATAAGACTAATTCCAAGCAGCACTGGGAAGTAAAACACTTGTCCCTTCCCTCCAGAACTTGAAAGCATCCTGCAGTCTCACTCAGCATCTCTTTCAGTTAAATAGCTGTTTTGCTTAGCCCTCCTATAGAGTGTTGTGTGTTATGGGGCACAACAAGCATTGTATTGGGTTTGTTTCTCATCCATGCTGTGGAAAAAGCAACTGGAGTTCAAACAGTGTTTCTTTTCTCTGTAGGCTTATTTGTTTGGCACCTTCAGAAAAGAGCGATGCAGCATATGCCGTGCAAGCTTATACGAATTTGCAGGCTAGCCAGTAAAAGATGGATTACATTTCAGCACTTTAGCTTCCTCAAACGAATGGTAAGTTAAGAGAATGGCATTATTCCATATtgagtgttttgggtttttttcccccctcatacAGAATTCAAATATTTGTAACAAGTTGTGGGTGTAACTTGCTTTCTGGGGTACTGTGTTCCATTCCAAAGATGGATCTTGAATCCTCCTTATCTAGTTTTGCTAGCTTTTTAAAAGGCAAATTATAAAGCCAGGTTTACTGTTTGACTTCTTACATTTTGAGTAGACAGAATCTTGGCaaagaaaagtatttttcatTTGAGTGTAAAACCACTGAGGTAGGTCCTAAGTTGATGAAAATAGCAGGTTAAATTCTTCTGTATCAGGTTAAGTTCTTCTATATTTTGTAAATAGGCAGTGCACTAGTCTCCAGTATCACAAAGGCTAAAGTTGTCCCTAACAACCCAGGAAACCACCTCTTCCCTGAACAGATATATCATGGATAGTGGTAATGCAAGATTCTCTTTAGTGTCCCTTTGGGTGCCTCAACCCTGTGCTTCAGGAACAATTTCTATCCATAAGTTTATGGGTTAACTTCAGGTCTCTTCTCAAGTGTGTCTGCTATGATTGCAACAAAAGAACCAAATATTTTCAATTTTACTGATACTTTTTTGGCTACCAACCCAGTGGAAACAGATTGAGACCATTGCCAGTTTCATGCGcaagcaaggttccctctaaggtgcgcatGTGCACGGCCACGCACAACTTAAAGTATGAccgcgcacagccttttcaaggtcacgcaccaggagaggctggggcgggAGTCTGGCGCGGGCTCcaccggctctggggaagtgctccgctctcCCGCATCAGGGCCGgtgagtggagcacttccccggagcccacgccagccccccgccccagcctccgtTCGTggcttgcctcacctcggggaggagccgctgcctgccccagtgaggctccgccagctccgggAAACTGCTTTGCTTCCCCGCATTGCctcagggagcgaggaggcacatagcatcagggctgggggttggagcagtgtcccagagctggtggagcctcactggggcaggcagtgttcctccccaaggtgaggcaaggcagggatggaggctggggcgggggggttggCACAGGCTCCGCAAGCTCTGGGGAAgagctccactccccggccctcatgcaggggagcggagcactttCCCGGAGCCGGGGAGcatgtgccaggctctggctccggcccccggccccagcccttggcttccagctccagcctccagcccctggccccagcctctggcccccagccctcagtcctcttcggtaagtgtcccacgctggaCCGAGGCAGCGCATTCACGGAccactgctccttagagggaacattgcattCAGGTCATCAAGCATTTGTCAGACTTGTTGGTTTTTGACTTGAGCTGCATTCAACTAGTCATTCATTGGTGAAAAGTACTACATCTTCCTTCCTTACCTACACTGTTGCAggatttaaaaatgtatgttaAATATAACAGCAAGTGCTGCTCCATAGTTTTTTAAAGCTAGCACATTCTTGATAAGTTGGGCTTGAAATTACATGAAATATGTGGAAAGCTTCAGAGAAGAAAACTGAAATGTGGGGGAGGCTATACATGCTTTTTTATTTACATGATACTAACTACAGGTGCTATAAAAGAGGGGGGAAAGACTGTATAAAAGTTAATTTCAGCTTACCATCTGTCTAGTCAGGCGGAGAAATGAAGCACTCTATGCAGTAACACCCCATTAGTGTTCATCTTTACATAGTTTTCCTTTGAAACATTTTCTGAAATTGGCAGGTCAGACAGACTGAACTGAAATTAGTTGTGATAGAAGACTAACGTGAGGGGTAGAATTttactttctaatttttttttagaagtgtCTGTGTCTTGGAACACAGCTAGCACTTAATAATAGCAGATTAGACTGTGGGTGGTCATGTGTATATATATCCTTATGTTTATGTTTGTTTAAAGCTTGAGCAAACTGTAGaatgaataattaaaataaataaatacccagTAGTTTAGAATAGGAAGTGAAGAGCAGTGCTTGCAACTGCAGCTGCAAGGGAATATTTAGTTATGCTGGAAGTAGTTCTCTAAGCTTAAGCTAGCATTATTTATGCCTGAATGGAAACCAGGCTTTTGGCATATTTTGTGCAGTTGTGGGTATTGTTTTGCAGATGAAGCAGTATTGGAAACACAGAGTCAATCATATCAGCAACATGAAGTTATCTTCTTTAATCATAAACATTGTATAGCAATAAGAAGAAATTAATTATAGTATTCCTATTGTTGTTAGTGATGTCCAGAATTTATTgataagaatatatttttttttaacaacagcaAGCATGGTATGTGTCCTCCTTTTGGGGTACATAAAAATTCCCGGGGGGGGGCGCATGCATATCACAGCTGCAGATCTATAGtattcctgcccccctcccctctccctcccacacacatgcacttcagtcactaccacttcctcctgccaTTGATTGCTGCAGGCAAGGGAAATTGGTGGTGAAGAACATGGTGGTGGTGGCTCACGTAGGGAGGCTTTTGATGGTGGAATGTAAACCTACAAGGTTTGAGAAATACCAAACTATTGTACCTCAAACTTAATTTCTCTTTTTCTATCCAGTATGTAACACAGTGCAACAAAAGCCTCTATCAGCAAGCAAAACCGAAGCCAGATCCAGTTGCACCTCCTTTCCAGGAGAGGCAACATTTGGGGCATGAAAAAACGGTTATACATAAGATTAAGCCAGTTTCACTTCCCTGCCTACCTTTGCCTGAGGCATCAAAAGGAGCTGAGTTCAGCAAAGCAAAGTTAGCTGCAGAAATAGAAGGCTCAGCAACATCAGGAATAGAAGAATCCAAGGAAGAAAAACAATGGAAAGAAATGAAGTTACGGCTGGACGATTTACCAGGAATTTTAGCACGTTTGTCCAAAATCAAACTTACAGGTACTATTGAGAACTTTTTCCAGCTTCTGTgattcaaagttctccaacttttttttttgcttcaagtGGTCTGTGATTCTATGTACAATTTTTCTCTTGGACAACTTTCTTATTATTTTTCATCCTGCAGATCATTCAGTGACATACCATACCTGGGTCAGCTATGGTAATTTCCTATACAGAAAGATAGTTTAGAAaagtattaaatatatttttagttgttttttaattaagtttaGTTACAAAAGCTAAGTAGAAGCCAGAGCTATGTAACCAGCTGTCAGGTCACAAGGAAGTATTCCATTTAGCAGCAGCAGTTCACAGACCTCAGTTTGAGAGTTCTGTAATCGTATTTTCACTGTCAGTCTGTATAAAAGCTGATTATTGAATCTATAACCTAAGCAAGGCAAATAAAGTATACTGGTGCCATTTTTCTGAAGTAATCACTTTTTTACTATTTTTAGTATtgtttaagttgtagccatgttgtagccatgatggttgaGGAAAATTGCAAAAAGCAAGCGTTTTTgtagttgatatcttttattggaccaactgcatggttggtaTAGAcctagataagcttttgaatacCACGGTACCTTTCCTCATGTTTCTGGGACAGGACCAGACACATTAGAGCTAAATAGCAGATGGAAAAAAGGCTTAATTTTTCCCATTTCAGTTTTGAATTTATCATTGATACAAAATATACTCTATTTTAATGAGAAACTTCTGTTAAGTTGTAGAGGATTTTTATAAGGTTGCTATAAAACCCACCTGACCTGGGGACAGCTATCCGGGGATCATGCTatacccacatgatctggggacagcagggcagaccctacagtgagaggctacgggactgGAACCtgttctcagccttctcttgtgaaggctgaggggggaccttgtgaccttctataaactcactaggggggaccagaagggtttgggggagaccttgtttcccctagcaccccccgggataacaaggaataatggccacaagttgttggagagtaggtttagattagacatccgtaagaactacttcacggTTAGGGCGGCtcggatctggaaccaacttctaagggaagtggtgctggctcctaccctgggggtctttaagaagcgacttgatgcctacctggctggggtcgtttgagccccgttttcctcctgcccaggcagggggtcggacttgaagatctacaaggtcccttccgaccctacttctatgattctattaattattatttttttttaaatcaagttttTGTGTTTCAGTTTAGCAGTACTTCTGGTCAGCTTTATGTTAAAAGCAACAAAAAGGCTAAAGTGGGTGCATTCCTAGCATATATGGCTCAGCTTTTGGGTATCCTTATCTTAGTTTCCTGAAATGAAGAACCCCACGCAGCTCTGGCCCTACCcaatgcagatctgggggcgcaTAACCCCCTTGATGAGAGGCAGGAACTGTGGTGGGTACTCCCCGCACCTCCTGGACGAGCAACGGCTCTGTCCTGCGCCTGCTGTGCCCCAGTAGGGcagagcttgccccagccccactcttcccTCACAACAGGGACCTTTAATCtggtcccccatgccccttccctcccccctccccttccaccaaacCAGACTTACCATTttcacgcagctctccaagctgccaggttgttattggaaattggattggtattggccaatatgcctccttaaaattggccatcagtattggccccaaaaatctctattggtacacccctaCTTTTCACTAGTCCAGGAACAtctattcttcttttttttccccaaaccagCTAAGCAAACAACTTGTTAAATAGTTCTCACAATTATCAGTCTTGTTATCTTGCAAACATTATTGTGTTTCAGTGTCATATTCTCATAGTAGTTACATAGCACTTAAATCGCTTTTGTGGCATAGGTAGCAGCTCTTTATTTTATATATGGGGAAATTGATGTACAGAGATATTAAATGGTTTGATGAAAGCCTCGCATCAAATCTATGGcagaaccaaaaaataaaaatcaaatatttggGATTCTAAACTGGTCTCTCCTCCACCAAACCAGTGTGTCTT encodes the following:
- the LOC102572017 gene encoding protoheme IX farnesyltransferase, mitochondrial translates to MPCGYSFKFHTILLCNHCQSISLPTFSDEESKDVSEEVIDSDRGNIPLTKLGTGKVERCRTGKCAGGTAAAWRSRPVGAADIPRRPRRGLRWPSAVPRVRWRGRSARAPPRYTRRVYPRSRGSATRVPCPSAAAAATRPQAPFAPAGSADPEAVHGGQDGGAQGLRDEGSWGRCRRPRAVNAAHCCGPARAVPGLFVWHLQKRAMQHMPCKLIRICRLASKRWITFQHFSFLKRMYVTQCNKSLYQQAKPKPDPVAPPFQERQHLGHEKTVIHKIKPVSLPCLPLPEASKGAEFSKAKLAAEIEGSATSGIEESKEEKQWKEMKLRLDDLPGILARLSKIKLTALVVSTASAGFAMAPVPFDFTCFLLASVGTGLASCAANSINQFFEVPFDSNMSRTKNRPLVRGQISPLLAVSFAASCAIPGIALLTLGVNSLTGALGAFNIFLYTCCYTPMKRMSIANTWVGAVVGAIPPIMGWTAATGSLDPGALLLGGILYSWQFPHFNALSWNLREDYSRGGYCMMSVTHPAMCKRVALRHCLALIGLSTMAPVLDVTTWTFPVISLPINLYISYLGFRFYRDADRSSSRSLFFCSLWHLPMLLLLMLTCKKSLIENDDKGKLQS